TATAACCTGCAACGACCTCAGTGCTTCAGGAATGGACGTTTTATTCCGCTCAGAAAACATTGAGGACGGATTATCTCAATTATCAGCATTAAAAACACTCCCCATAGTTTGTATTATTGACCTTAATTTTTACAACAGAAATGTGCTGGCACAACTTCAAGAATTGAAAACACAATATCCAACTATTAAACTGATTGCTCATAGTGATATTGATGATCAGAAAGTCGGTAAAGATTTGTTTGATATTGGTTTCTCGAGTTATTTATTGGTTGGTAGTGATGTTAATGATTTTAGAAATGCCATTGACGAGTCAGTCAATGGCTTTAACAATTAATATGGATGTTATAGTTGAATTTTTACTTGAATACCACTTTATGGAGTTCAGCGATTAAACTTTCTCTTCTTTCGAAATCACAGTTAGTTGTAAAAAAAAGAGATCTTATACTTTCCAGGGTAAAGTCTTGATAAATATTTATTTCCTTATTGAACAAAGGATAGGTTTTACCGATTAAACTGTAAATATCGATATTAGAAAAGTCGGGTCTAATTTCTAAAAATGCTTTTTCACTTGGCCTTTTTAGTAAATAATCATATCTTTTTTTATCACAATCCCATAGAACTTGGTGACTTCTTATAAATGATTTTGGAAATTTACTTTTTACTGCATTTAAGATTAATTCATCAAGTTCATCATTTGTAAATAGTTCTTGTTTAGGATAATCTAATAATCTTTTTATCTGATTTGGCTCTGGATCATCGTTAAGCTTATAATCACTCGTAATTTGACGATCATAAATAATAACACCAATAATAATTTCAACACCAAATTGGTTTGTTGAAACAACACTTATTTCTTTAACAATTTTCCAATCTTTTTGGTCTAAAAGTTTAATTGTAATTTGTTCGTTTGATTTGTTTTTATCAATATTCATATATTATTCCCATTTTAAGTTTTGAGCATATTTTGTATGGGGTGCGATTTCAAACATATACTCCTTACTATTTAAACTATGTCCAAGTGTCTGTATCAAATCGTCAGTTACCCAGATAAATTTGTCTGATTCTTTTTCTAATTTTAGTTTTTCTAGAATTGGTAATTGTTCATTATTAATAACCAAATCAAAAATTTCAAAAATAAATATCCCTTTACCCCCGCTATCTAATTTGATAATAGGAGATTGAATCTTTTTTTTAAATTCATAATCTATGAAGCGAAACTGTCTCCAGGGTAAAATGTCTTCTGAAATTAATTCTTCACAAAACTCTCTCCATGGAGAAATTTCCCTATCCTTTTTTGAATCGAACCATTTAAGAAAAGAGATTACATTTTTTCCCTTAACATAAACTCTCAAATCATTTTTAGCTATTCCTTTTTCTGTTTCAAACTTTCTATCAGGTTTTACTTCTAATTTTTCAAAAATAGCACTACTACTAGGTAATGTTTTATAACATCCACCTACTGGCTGGTAATAATTTCTGGTTCTACTTTTTACTAGTAAATACTCATTGTCAACTTTAATTCTGTACAGATACGCAATTGATAAACGAAAATCTTTTTTGCGGTGCAAAATTTGAGTATTAATAATTAATATTAGTTGTTTATAATTATCTATTAACCAACCTAAAATCAATGTTATTAAAGAAATTATACCTGCTCTTGTAAATGGAGAATGCCAAAAATCATTGTCAAATAATCCAATAATAATAAGTAAAATAGGTATGGAATATTTTATGAGATTATCTTTCATATTATTTTTGGACTTGGATTTAATTGAATGATTGTTTCTTTTACCGATTCAAAGTCCAATGCTTTTGAAGGAAAACATTTAGATACTGCTTCAGGTAAGACTCTCAATCTAATGTCTGAAAAAGAAAAAGCTAAACCATTATTATGTTTTTCACCAGTTAAATCTGCTAAAGTTTCTAATTCTTTATCGTTTAATCCAATTTCTCCAATTGATTTTTCAAACAATTGCTTTCTCTCATCAAAAGTAGGTCTCTCAAATTCTAATATTATTGCAGCTCTTCGAATAATTGCTTCATCCAGAAAATGAAGTCTATTTGTTGACATGAATAAAATAGCTCTACCATTTAATTCTCTTAATTCGTCAATTTTTTGAATTAATGTATTAACAGCAGCCTTTTCTTCTTGATGCATTTGCATAGTTGACCTAGTTGAGGCTATGGCATCAGCCTCATCAATCAATAAAAATGCAATTCTTCTTTTTCCCGCTTGATTTTTTAATTCACTGAACGCATCATTTACTAAGTTACCCATTTGACCATGTAAACCTTCTCCTCTTACTCTTGTACTAAGTTTGAGAAAAAAACCGTCTTTTTTAAGTTCTCGTAACATTCTATCTGCAATTGCTTCAGCGGAAATTGTTTTTCCGGTACCTGCGTCTCCAGACAGTATAATTAGCGGATATTTATCTTGAAGTTGAGAAATTATTGGTAATTCTATTTTGTGAAACTTTTTACTCCATTCACTTAATCCTTCTTGATCAAGTAATAATTTTAAGTTAGAAAAAATTCTATCGAATTTTGAATCAAAACCAACTAAGTTCTTTGCTCTTTCTTGTATACCCTTGTTAGGTAATTCAACTATATTGTCAAAAATATTATTCATAGCTATTTGTAATTAGTTTTTTTTAATTCATATCCTTTGCTAGCATATAATTGAGCATTTGAACTTTGAAGACTGGGGAATGAATTATCAATAGAGGATGCCGTCCATGATAATTTAAAACCTTTTGAAAAATTTTCTTTTTCTGAAGCATTTAAATTTTTCCATTTTTGAGTATATGCCAAAATGACTGATAATCTTGTATTTGGAATGTCAATCCAATCATTATTCTTACCTGCTCTTTCACTTTCTGTAGATGTTCCAAGAGAATTCACAATAAATTTTGAAGCTCGAATTACTCTTTCTGTCTCGCTGTTTAGTAATACAACATCAACTGAATATAAATATTCATTTTCAGCCAATAAAAGTATGTCATAGAATAGTTTATCAACATATTCCATTGTCCATTTTCCAGTTCTTCGTGCAATTGTTCTAATATCAGCTTCACAGCCTTCAAAGGTTTTTCTTATATCTAAAACTGTATAAGTGCTGGTTTTTGTAGTTGTTCCGTACATAGGCATTAATCTAAATTAAAAGTTGGTCCGAAAACACGTTTCCATTCTTGAATAGTGTCTCCTTTACTATTTTTTGATTCGGCAATATTTAAGGTATCAAAGGCATCTTCAGCTTCTTCAATAATTTCATTCCATTTGTTTTTGTCGAGACGTTTCACAATATTGTTCTCTTTGTTTGTATTATCTGCAATGTAAATAGGTGAGTCATAATTGCCAGGAATTGATTTAATTGAATCTTTAAATTCAATTATGGGAAATGACGGATTACTTACGAATTGAAAGAATCGAATTACACCCTCTTCAATACTTTCTTCTATACCATAGTTCTCATCTAAATAAGCAACAATTAATTCAATTGAAAATGATGATAAACCTGGTTCGTTGTCTGTAGGCTGTAATTCTTTATAATTTTTCCACCATTTTATTGCTCTAACAATGGAGGTGTAAGACGGATTTTTTTGCCTTTTTTCTAGTGAAAAGCTTAATTGTTTACTGATACTAGTTATGTATTTTTTTCCACCGCGTCGACTTGGTTGCCAAACATATTCGGCTAAATCTTCTAATGAAACTACAGGAACAATGTCAACTTGTAACCCTGTTCCACTAAAGGAAATTGTTATTGATTTTGTATTACCTTTAGCATCAACATCTCTCTGAATATCCTTCTGTGGATATATACTTTCCAAATAAGAAACGATGTAATCATATAATTTGGGTAGATCATTATGAATTTCTTTATCTCCAGCAATAAAGAGTACCAAATCTATATCAATAGGGTTTTCTCCAGTAGCTTTTAAAATTGTATGCTTCTTCCAAGAACCAGCAATAATATACTTTTGAACTTTTAACCCGTGGCTCTCATCCTCTGCAATTTTTTTTTCTAATTTTTGTTTTAAATTATTGATTTGATCTCTGTATTTACCCATATTTTCAGGCTGCAGTTTGATCTTCTCAATAAAGCTTTGTAAATCTTTATTTGATAACTTCATAATTTTAGTTTCGATACATCTTTATATATCAAACAGTTGCCCAATTATCGAAACAAGACTTTTTGTCAGTTCGAAGTTTTTTGATCGACAACAAATCAAAAGCTATCATTAACAAAGCGACGTTCTTTTGCTTCTTTTCTTTGGTCGCAGATGTGAAAAGAAAAGAAGTTTGCTAAAAGCAAAAATGGGATAATGAATATCCCACGAAAATTTCTCGCAACTTGTTTGGCGAAAATAGGGAAATGGAAGAATGAAATGGAAGATTTTTGCCAAAGTGGTTGCACCTTATTAGATGCAAAAATGCGTTTCCGACCGTAGCGAGGAATTGCATTTTTGCCACCCGATTTTTCGGGTCAGGCGACTTTTATCGGGTGGGTGCGGAAGTCTTTCAGATTATGAAAAAATCCTCTGTATTGTGTCATTCCATAACGGAACAAGTTCCAAAGCAAAGAACAACCTATTTGTGCCAATGACGAATTAATAAATAAATCCTGTTTTTCCAATGCTTCAGCTAAACTGCAACTTGGTGTGTCGTCCTGCTCTTCAGACTGTTTTAAAAGTTCGCCAAATTCATCAGTAACCAATGGCAGGCTTGCCACCGTTTCGAATCTCTCTGAATTGGGCTGTTGGATAGTTCCTATTGTAGATAGTACAACTTGTCCTGTATGTTGGCTATTGCCAAAATCTAACCAATACCGTGGGCGATTTGAATAGGCTTTACCGTTGTTTAAAATTTTTAAAATGTCTGCAATCTCAAATCTTGCTTTTACGCTGTCCACACAAGAAATATAAATACTTGCTCCTGCATTTTCGGGCAATTTATCTAAACGGTCTTTTTCAAGTTTTACTGTTTCAGCTTTCCAATTTGTACCCGAAAATCGGTTGGCTCGGTTTATCAATGCAACGGATTTGTACAGTCCAATTTCACATTCTGCGAAACGCTGTCTTCCTAAATTGGCATTCGTAATTACATCATCATCCCAAAGGCGGATTTGTAAACCTGCGTGTCCCAACTCAATTAAACTGTGGTTCATTTCCATCAAGGCTGTTAAAACCTTTGAACCTGTGCCTCCTGCACCAATTAAATTTACTAAAATCGGATTGGTCGGATTGATTAAATCACTATCTGTAAAATGTACATTCGTTTTCATCACAATAGATTTTTGAGTGTTTTGTTATTTGGTTTCAGTACCTCTTTCGGGAAGGCTTTATCTGTACCAATGAGGTCTTTCCAGATGGTTACACAATTTCCATTGATTGTATTGTATTCGCCTAATAAGTGACTGAAATAGCTATTAAAAAAATAACTTTCCCACGCTTTTATAAATTCTTCCACGGAAGCCGAATTTTGAATATCAATATTTACCGTTCCCATACAAACGTTGCCGTTTTCATACACATTGAAAAATGGTGCATAATGCAAAAGCGTTTTTTCTGTGGGTCTTCTATCGCTTGACAAAGCAAATACTGAAAGGCTGTTTTTATTGGCAAACCAAAGCATTGGCGGTACTTGCGCTTTTCCACTTGGAATGCCCAAACCATCTACAAAATACAGTTGCCTGTGCTGTGCTTTCGTGTACCAAAGTACCGTGCCTTTTTCGCTCGGATTGATTTGTAAAATGTTGGTCGGCAAAATTCCTTTAGGTTTTAAAAAAGCTTTTTTAATTTCTTCATCCGTCTGTAATGACTTCGCCAATACATTGGCTTCTTTTACCGTCAAAGGATGTGCATTGATAGGGTTGCCGTTCCTGTCCATATCAAAATGCTCTACATACACATCTGAATTTGTCCCTTTGGTTTCATAGTAAACCAAAGCAGATTTTGGATAATATAAGGTTCCGAAATTTTCTGTGATGTCGTTTAAATTGTTCATTTTGCTGTCATTTTATATTCATCTAATAAACCGCATAAATCGTTCAGTATCGGAAACAAGCGGTTCTCAAAATCAAGATTACTCGCTATTATTTCGCTTCCGTCAAAGTGTTTGCTAATGGTGGGCTCTGCCATTGCTCCGTACTCATTAAATTCATTGTTAATGCAATCCGAAAGACTTTCATATAACCAACCTTTGGCATCTGCTACAAATGAAATGTACTTTTCCATTCCAATCACTTCATTGTCGTAATCATCATCATAAAGTTTTTGTTCGGAAAGGGGTGCGTTTCTAAAAATACTTATTGTTGGATATTCCGTAAAAAGTTCAAAAACTTTACAAGCTACTTGACAACATTCTTGGTCAAATTCATCAAGGCTTTTGAAGTTGTTCAAACGCTGTTCAAATAATTCTAAATTGATACGGTTGAATAGTTTCTTTTCTATTTTGTCGCCAATTTGTTCGGCTTGCCTTAACTCACTTTTGTAGCTTTCCGTTTCGTCCGTTTCATCGTCTTGTTCCACCCAATCGGTCATCATTTCATACATCCAAAATAGGTAGCTATTTTCTTGTCTGTAATACGGAATATCAGCAATGTGATACAGATAACTGCATACGGAAATCAATAATTGAGCGGTCTTTTTACGTCTTTTGTCGTTGAGCATTTTAAAGAGCGGAACAATAGGAATAAAATACAGGGTTGTTCTTGTATCGTACCGTTCCTCGCTAACAAAAAAGGTTTTCTTACTATCTTGTACCAATTGCAAACTATCCCAATTTAAATTGCTGCGTTTTAACTTGGTTTCTATATCCCACATCGCCAAAGATATATTGTAGGGATAGCCATAAATTTTTGTTTGCATTGGTTCAATACTGTAATGTTCTGCAAGTTTGGAAAGGGATTGATAAAAATACCTCTCCGTTTTTGCTGTTTCCTTACAAGCCTGTACGCATTGTTGCGTTTTCAGTTTAGGCAGGAATACCGACTTTAGAAAACCATTGGCAACATCGCTATTGGTACGGCTTTCCTCTTGTCTTTCTGCACTTCGCTTGCATCTTTTGGTCTTTGCATCCATTGTGCGAACTCGCCCAATTGTCGATGCAATTGCTTTTGTCTTTTCTGTTCGGGTATGCTGATAATTCCCGATATGATATTTGGTTGCATAATTCATTTTTTTACAATTTTGGTTTACCCTTTTGTACCCATTACGCTTTCAAATTTGTACTCAACTGCATCGTCTTTTATTTGCGGTGCAGATATTTTTGCCGTTGTCAAAATAGGGTACATATTAGCGTAAAAGTTCATTACGGCTTCCACGCTCCAATGTGGTTTTGGGTCGGTCAGTCTAATTTCCTGTCCTTTATCTTTGAGTATAAAAACTCGCTCTAATTGCGTTGCTAATAACATAAATCTGATTTTTTGGGTTAATACTCTTGTTCTTCTTCGTCCGTTTCATCAGCAGGATAATCTAGTGTAACTTCTTCCTCTTGTTGTAGTTTGGATTTTTCTTCCATTGCTCCAAAAAGGCTCGGTGTTGCAAACTTGTCAGACAATGCGTTTTTACGTTTACGTATCTCGTCCGCTTTTTCGGGAAACTCTGTTATCTCGGGTACTTTCATCCACGCTTCACGGAATTTGCCCTCTTTTTCGAGTTCGTCCGCCTTTGCCATTCCGTCTTTAAATTTCTTGTCTTTGGCTTCCTGTTCTTTCTTCTGTTTGTCGGCTTTTTCTTTCTCCATAGCCGATTGTTTTTTAACTTCTTCTAATTGTTTTAGAAATTTTTCCATATCCACCATTAAACCCGAAACGGTTTGGATAGGTGCGGTTATCTGCTCAAAAAATCCATCGTCAAACTCTTGGGGCGTTGCATTAAATGTTAGTGGAGGAATTAGGTTTTTGGCTTTATCTCCGCATTGTTCGTTGTTGAGGATAACCGAAACAATTAGGTTATTTTCTGCTCCTTTTGAAATGTTCAGTTTTAATACTCCTGTAAAGTCCAACTGTGCTATCTGATTGAAAAAATTAGTATTCATTGCTGTAAAATTTAAGATGTTATTAACTGCGTTTTGATTGCTCTTAGTTTTTCGTACATATCTGACCAATAGGTTTTTTGTCTTTTGTCAAACTCCGAAAAATTGCTGTCCTCGTGGTTATATTCTTTGTATCGCCTTGTTATTTTTATAGCTTCCTTTAAATCTGTTATTTCGATTTGGCAACCATTTATATCTGTTATTTTCATAGTTGTTTTATAGTAGGCTACCACCGATTAAGACGGTAGCCTATGGTTATTTAATTAAGGTTTAAGATTTCCGCACCGTCCATTGCAAAGGCAGTACACAATTCAAATGCTTTCTGTGATTTGAGTTGAGCTGTTCCACCCAATACAATGCTCTGCAACTTGGCTTCATCATTTTTGTAATTGCGTACATTCTGATAGTAGCCTGTAACGGCATTGTATGCTCCGAACAATGTGCCTTTTGTGGTGTCCATTTGTTGCGTGTCGCTTATCATCGCATAAGAAAAAGCATCGTCAACGGTGTTTTTAAATAAGGTTGAAATTTCATCTTCTGCACCTTTTTTAATTAACTCAAGCGTTTCTTTATTCGGGCAAAGTGCCAATTGGATTAGCTTTCTTACTTCTCGGTCTGTTACTCTTACGCTTGCCCACTCATTAAAAATATTCTCTAATTGGTTGCTCAAAGTGTTCGCCAGTCCCATAATTTTATGGGCGTTTTCGATACGTTGTTTTGCTCCCGAAGTATGTTTAATACGAACTACATTGGTCATACTGCGTAGCGAAGCGTTCAGCGTATTTTGGCAAACAATTCTGACAGGTGTAAATGCGGCTGTGATACTACCGCTACCATCGTGCGAAGTAGTTAAGAAAATGTACTTTTCTGTTATGTCATCGCCGTTTCCAACACGGATATAGTCGGGCAATTTAGCTGTGATAAATATGCGCTCTCCGTTGCCTAACGCTCCTGCGGTTTCGTACAAAATACCCTCGCCACCGCCCACAATCGCATCAAAGAAATTAAAGGCTTCACGATTTTGTACTATGTGGTAATCTTTCCCCACCACGCCCAATACTGTATTGTTATCGGTGCGTATGTTGGCGAAATAGTTTGGTACTTCCAATTCACTACTGCCTATCTCTATGCCGTTTGCCGTTTCGATAATACCCGAACCTTTTGTAAATAGTGGGGATTTTACGACTTCGTAATCTAATCCTGCGTGTTTTATAGCTTCCTCGCTTGTTGGGTATTGCTCTACGATTTGCCCTAAACCGTGCCACGCTTTTTGTTGAACGCTAAAGAATGAATAACGTCCTGTTCTCTCGTTGAAATTGATATTATGTGCCATAATGCTTAAAATTTATAGTTTGAAAAATGATTAAATACTCGTTGTTAAAATGGGAGGTCGTCTTCCGTACCTTGTTTTGTAGTTTTGTTACTTTCAGTTTGCGCAGTAGCTTGTACGGTATCAGTTTTTCTACTGCCTCCGTGTAATTTGATTTGTGAGGTATGAAAATTCAGTCCTGCTCTTAATTCTCCGTCATTCCCTGTCCACGCTCTTGTACTTACTCTTCCCGATAGTTCTACCAAAGTGCCTTTTGTGAGTAGCAAAGCTACGTTTGGGCTTATCCAATAGGAGCAGTCGAAATAGGTCGTCTGTTCTATGCGTTCGCCCTGTTTGTTACGGTAGCTGTCGTTGATTGCTACTGAAAAGTTTACTACTTGTTTTTGATGTGACGTTGTGCGTACTTCCGCATCTCTCGTCAATCGTCCTGTGATGTTCATGATTTCTACTTTTTTGAGTTATTATTTTTTTTTTAATTTATTCGGTAATGAGAGGAGGTGCTGAAGTTTCGTTTCTCTTTTCCCATTTCTAATGCTGTATTTTTTCATTTCTGACATTTTTTTTATTCGTCTAAAGAGCCGGAGTATGCTTTGTTTCGTTTCACGAGCATAAAAGGTTCGTGTTTAGCAACAACAAGGTTTTGACAAAAAATACGACCCGAATGGGTGGAGATTTTTTGACAAACCCGCAGGGCTTGACCTTGATGTTGCGTTAAGAACACGGAAATACCTTTGCTCTTGAAATGGGACAAAACAGCATACTGGCTCTTGGATAAAAACCTGTGTGGAAGCCAATGGAAAAGGCATTAAGAAATGGTCTATGTGATTACAAAACCAGCATTTATCTGGCAGAATTTTAACCATTTTTAAGTTATTTGTGGCTATGAAAGCCACCAAAAGGATATTGGAAAATATTGCTTGGGATTTGCCCTGGATTTTCCGATATTTTTTTCAGTATATCCAATCAAAGCTCTTTTATGCGAAGAGGTTGGGGAAAGGAAATAAATGTGCTTTGGGGATAAAAAGTGTGGGGCATAAAAAAGCAGGATCGTTAAATCCTGCTTACTATTATCGTTATTCTAAATATCAAATGGTTTCAATAAAGGCTTCTTCCATTGCCTTAAATTTATGCGATATTAAATCCATTTCTTTACTAATCTTCTGACTGGTTATCTTGGCATAAATCTGTGTAGTTGAAATATTTTTATGACCCATCATCTTGCTGAGACTTTCAAGAGGTACACCTTCAGTTAAAAACATAGTGCCAAAAGTATGCCTTGCTGTATGAAAAGTTACTTTTTGCTCTGTAATAATCTCAACTTCCTGAATTAATTTATCAATATAACTATTGCAAATCTTATTGGTTGGGACAGGGAAAATAAAATCGTTTCGGGTAATACCTGCATATTTTCCGATTAATCGCTTAGGAATTTCCATTAATCTCACATTTGAAGCAACATCAGATTTTTGCCTACGGCTTATAATCCATTCATGGCCATCAAAGAAAGATTGGATATTGCTCTTCTTTAGTTTTTTGATATCAATATAAGCTAATCCAGTGAAGCAACTAAAAATGAAAAGATCTTTAATAAGCTCATATTTTTCTTTTGTAGGTGTATGGAAAAGAAGGGTTTCTACATGTTCTTTTAATAAATAGCTTCGATCATTTTCTTTCATAGAAATCTCATAGTCTTCAAATGGATTTCTTCTGATAAGTCCATTCTTGATTGCAATTTCTGCCACGCGATATAAGGGCATTGTATAAACCCAAACAGTATTATGCGTACAGCCTTTATCCACCCGCAAAAACAAATCAAATTCTCTAATAAAGTCACACGTCAATTCTCTAAATGCCATATCATCTCTATAATACCGGCAAGTGATAAATTCCTTGAGGTGATTAAAGACAATTTTATACTTGTAATACGTGCTTTGTGAGCGTTCTCCTTTAGAAACCATTTTTTCGAAATCTTCATTATTTTTCTTGAAGACTTTTAGCAGAGAGTCTTCCATGACACCAACCCCCAAAAAAGAAAGTTTTACTTTTTGTGAAGTTGCAAAGCCTTCATCTTTGAGCATCTCATCATAAATCTTATTGATGCGTACCCG
This portion of the Flavobacterium sp. CECT 9288 genome encodes:
- a CDS encoding single-stranded DNA-binding protein, coding for MNITGRLTRDAEVRTTSHQKQVVNFSVAINDSYRNKQGERIEQTTYFDCSYWISPNVALLLTKGTLVELSGRVSTRAWTGNDGELRAGLNFHTSQIKLHGGSRKTDTVQATAQTESNKTTKQGTEDDLPF
- a CDS encoding PRTRC system ThiF family protein: MKTNVHFTDSDLINPTNPILVNLIGAGGTGSKVLTALMEMNHSLIELGHAGLQIRLWDDDVITNANLGRQRFAECEIGLYKSVALINRANRFSGTNWKAETVKLEKDRLDKLPENAGASIYISCVDSVKARFEIADILKILNNGKAYSNRPRYWLDFGNSQHTGQVVLSTIGTIQQPNSERFETVASLPLVTDEFGELLKQSEEQDDTPSCSLAEALEKQDLFINSSLAQIGCSLLWNLFRYGMTQYRGFFHNLKDFRTHPIKVA
- a CDS encoding PRTRC system protein B, whose protein sequence is MNNLNDITENFGTLYYPKSALVYYETKGTNSDVYVEHFDMDRNGNPINAHPLTVKEANVLAKSLQTDEEIKKAFLKPKGILPTNILQINPSEKGTVLWYTKAQHRQLYFVDGLGIPSGKAQVPPMLWFANKNSLSVFALSSDRRPTEKTLLHYAPFFNVYENGNVCMGTVNIDIQNSASVEEFIKAWESYFFNSYFSHLLGEYNTINGNCVTIWKDLIGTDKAFPKEVLKPNNKTLKNLL
- a CDS encoding ATP-binding protein; translated protein: MNNIFDNIVELPNKGIQERAKNLVGFDSKFDRIFSNLKLLLDQEGLSEWSKKFHKIELPIISQLQDKYPLIILSGDAGTGKTISAEAIADRMLRELKKDGFFLKLSTRVRGEGLHGQMGNLVNDAFSELKNQAGKRRIAFLLIDEADAIASTRSTMQMHQEEKAAVNTLIQKIDELRELNGRAILFMSTNRLHFLDEAIIRRAAIILEFERPTFDERKQLFEKSIGEIGLNDKELETLADLTGEKHNNGLAFSFSDIRLRVLPEAVSKCFPSKALDFESVKETIIQLNPSPKII
- a CDS encoding site-specific integrase, which codes for METVKRSTFKLLLYLKKNEPKKNGNVPVMGRITIDGTPKTFGTKLEIDPNSWDLKHGRVLGKSSLALSTNQKLDKIRVRINKIYDEMLKDEGFATSQKVKLSFLGVGVMEDSLLKVFKKNNEDFEKMVSKGERSQSTYYKYKIVFNHLKEFITCRYYRDDMAFRELTCDFIREFDLFLRVDKGCTHNTVWVYTMPLYRVAEIAIKNGLIRRNPFEDYEISMKENDRSYLLKEHVETLLFHTPTKEKYELIKDLFIFSCFTGLAYIDIKKLKKSNIQSFFDGHEWIISRRQKSDVASNVRLMEIPKRLIGKYAGITRNDFIFPVPTNKICNSYIDKLIQEVEIITEQKVTFHTARHTFGTMFLTEGVPLESLSKMMGHKNISTTQIYAKITSQKISKEMDLISHKFKAMEEAFIETI
- a CDS encoding PRTRC system protein E, whose protein sequence is MNTNFFNQIAQLDFTGVLKLNISKGAENNLIVSVILNNEQCGDKAKNLIPPLTFNATPQEFDDGFFEQITAPIQTVSGLMVDMEKFLKQLEEVKKQSAMEKEKADKQKKEQEAKDKKFKDGMAKADELEKEGKFREAWMKVPEITEFPEKADEIRKRKNALSDKFATPSLFGAMEEKSKLQQEEEVTLDYPADETDEEEQEY
- a CDS encoding DUF932 domain-containing protein, with translation MAHNINFNERTGRYSFFSVQQKAWHGLGQIVEQYPTSEEAIKHAGLDYEVVKSPLFTKGSGIIETANGIEIGSSELEVPNYFANIRTDNNTVLGVVGKDYHIVQNREAFNFFDAIVGGGEGILYETAGALGNGERIFITAKLPDYIRVGNGDDITEKYIFLTTSHDGSGSITAAFTPVRIVCQNTLNASLRSMTNVVRIKHTSGAKQRIENAHKIMGLANTLSNQLENIFNEWASVRVTDREVRKLIQLALCPNKETLELIKKGAEDEISTLFKNTVDDAFSYAMISDTQQMDTTKGTLFGAYNAVTGYYQNVRNYKNDEAKLQSIVLGGTAQLKSQKAFELCTAFAMDGAEILNLN
- a CDS encoding DNA-binding response regulator translates to METGTTQEKITLAFINDKSPILDITCNDLSASGMDVLFRSENIEDGLSQLSALKTLPIVCIIDLNFYNRNVLAQLQELKTQYPTIKLIAHSDIDDQKVGKDLFDIGFSSYLLVGSDVNDFRNAIDESVNGFNN
- a CDS encoding PRTRC system protein C, which codes for MLLATQLERVFILKDKGQEIRLTDPKPHWSVEAVMNFYANMYPILTTAKISAPQIKDDAVEYKFESVMGTKG
- a CDS encoding CBASS oligonucleotide cyclase gives rise to the protein MKLSNKDLQSFIEKIKLQPENMGKYRDQINNLKQKLEKKIAEDESHGLKVQKYIIAGSWKKHTILKATGENPIDIDLVLFIAGDKEIHNDLPKLYDYIVSYLESIYPQKDIQRDVDAKGNTKSITISFSGTGLQVDIVPVVSLEDLAEYVWQPSRRGGKKYITSISKQLSFSLEKRQKNPSYTSIVRAIKWWKNYKELQPTDNEPGLSSFSIELIVAYLDENYGIEESIEEGVIRFFQFVSNPSFPIIEFKDSIKSIPGNYDSPIYIADNTNKENNIVKRLDKNKWNEIIEEAEDAFDTLNIAESKNSKGDTIQEWKRVFGPTFNLD